A single genomic interval of Arachis duranensis cultivar V14167 chromosome 7, aradu.V14167.gnm2.J7QH, whole genome shotgun sequence harbors:
- the LOC107459405 gene encoding uncharacterized protein LOC107459405 isoform X1, protein MLFLLFQSVYKPSYIHKRLIFVKRFHFPRKKRHFISTMEDMAESSGAKPHHEIWVKPELLEVDEAGFHLCNEVGHSESNNDIGDLRTTVDEGPVGENPREGMCFGADPGNEDPREGMCFGTLLEARNYYHRYAAKMGFVAKIRNTNYEKHSKDKIPINQSIHCNKDGHRISQKRAPKRAKTITSVGCKARCYVRLDKSTGLWKVSKLELSHTHPLNPKPSAILENRELFLHTKDLIQRNDEVDRQPNKTFQASTMDMDRKISNLNAIHQSLLTRWTAESAREQGSSSATPSDVIIKDETPFPVNNQTPSDVIIKDKSPILVNIQNIPEEPSPSPLHSLPEKNRKKGEDTEAGCASEVVSDHDFGFVLKNTFDAGGFIDQYLLNSSTVEVLENIPANENISRMQRMLLKSAILCRDMERSFSDLQKLKEKLVAKEKEIAFLTAQNIELSSKTIELSSQVSRLVEEKKTISCDLKASEKKASEFKRSLEISRDEMGILKDNYKKLGIVVLEGVTDVEKNIKQQIQLLAPNLDISKVGAYRHVVNGQIVDLLN, encoded by the exons atgctttttcttctttttcaatctGTATATAAACCTTCTTATATTCACAAAAGACTAATCTTTGTAAAACGCTTTCATTTTCCAAGAAAGAAAAGGCATTTCATATCAACAATGGAAGACATGGCAGAAAGCTCCGGAGCCAAACCCCATCATGAGATATGGGTTAAGCCTG AGTTGTTGGAAGTCGATGAAGCTGGCTTCCACTTGTGTAACGAGGTTGGTCATAGTGAATCAAACAACGATATAGGAGATCTCAGAACAACCGTTGATGAG GGTCCTGTTGGTGAGAATCCTAGGGAGGGTATGTGCTTCGGCGCTGATCCTGGCAATGAGGATCCCAGGGAGGGTATGTGCTTTGGCACTCTTCTTGAAGCGCGCAATTATTATCATCGTTATGCTGCAAAGATGGGTTTTGTAGCtaaaataagaaacacaaattaTGAGAAGCACAGCAAGGATAAGATTCCTATAAATCAATCCATACATTGCAATAAAGATGGCCATCGTATATCTCAGAAAAGGGCACCCAAGAGAGCAAAAACAATCACATCTGTAGGCTGCAAAGCACGTTGTTATGTAAGGTTAGACAAGTCCACAGGTCTATGGAAAGTTTCAAAGTTAGAATTGTCTCACACACACCCGCTTAATCCAAAGCCTTCAGCCATCCTCGAGAATAGAGAGCTCTTTCTGCACACGAAAGATCTGATACAGCGTAATGATGAAGTCGATAGACAACCCAACAAGACCTTTCAGGCATCGACCA TGGATATGGATAGAAAAATTTCTAATCTCAATGCCATTCATCAGAGTCTTCTTACCCGCTGGACTGCTGAATCAGCCAGAGAACAGGGATCTTCATCAGCTACTCCTTCCGATGTCATAATTAAAGATGAGACCCCATTTCCGGTTAATAATCAAACTCCTTCCGATGTCATAATTAAAGACAAGTCCCCAATCCTggttaatattcaaaatattcCTGAAGAGCCATCGCCATCACCACTTCATTCTCTTCcagaaaagaatagaaaaaaaggcGAAGATACTGAGGCAGGTTGTGCTAGTGAAGTGGTGTCCGACCATGATTTTGGTTTCGTGTTAAAGAATACTTTTGATGCAGGTGGTTTTATCGACCAGTACCTTCTGAATTCATCAACTGTGGAGGTGTTGGAAAATATTCCTGCTAATGAGAACATTAGTAGGATGCAGCGAATGCTCCTAAAATCGGCAATCTTATGTCGCGACATGGAGAGGAGCTTTTCCGATTTGCAGAAGTTGAAGGAGAAGCTTGTTGCTAAAGAAAAAGAGATAGCTTTTCTCACTGCCCAAAATATTGAGCTATCGAGTAAAACTATTGAATTGTCTTCTCAAGTGTCAAGGTTAGTAGAGGAGAAAAAGACAATATCTTGTGACCTGAAAGCTTCTGAAAAGAAGGCCTCGGAGTTCAAGAGGAGCTTGGAGATTTCTAGGGACGAAATGGGTATTTTGAAGGATAACTATAAAAAACTTGGTATAGTAGTATTGGAGGGAGTGACTGATGTTGAGAAGAATATCAAGCAGCAAATTCAGTTGTTGGCTCCCAACTTGGATATTTCTAAAGTTGGGGCTTATCGTCATGTTGTAAACGGTCAAATTGTTGACCTTCTTAACTAG
- the LOC107459405 gene encoding uncharacterized protein LOC107459405 isoform X2, whose protein sequence is MDLNTKPLAELLEVDEAGFHLCNEVGHSESNNDIGDLRTTVDEGPVGENPREGMCFGADPGNEDPREGMCFGTLLEARNYYHRYAAKMGFVAKIRNTNYEKHSKDKIPINQSIHCNKDGHRISQKRAPKRAKTITSVGCKARCYVRLDKSTGLWKVSKLELSHTHPLNPKPSAILENRELFLHTKDLIQRNDEVDRQPNKTFQASTMDMDRKISNLNAIHQSLLTRWTAESAREQGSSSATPSDVIIKDETPFPVNNQTPSDVIIKDKSPILVNIQNIPEEPSPSPLHSLPEKNRKKGEDTEAGCASEVVSDHDFGFVLKNTFDAGGFIDQYLLNSSTVEVLENIPANENISRMQRMLLKSAILCRDMERSFSDLQKLKEKLVAKEKEIAFLTAQNIELSSKTIELSSQVSRLVEEKKTISCDLKASEKKASEFKRSLEISRDEMGILKDNYKKLGIVVLEGVTDVEKNIKQQIQLLAPNLDISKVGAYRHVVNGQIVDLLN, encoded by the exons ATGGACCTCAACACAAAACCGTTGGCAGAGTTGTTGGAAGTCGATGAAGCTGGCTTCCACTTGTGTAACGAGGTTGGTCATAGTGAATCAAACAACGATATAGGAGATCTCAGAACAACCGTTGATGAG GGTCCTGTTGGTGAGAATCCTAGGGAGGGTATGTGCTTCGGCGCTGATCCTGGCAATGAGGATCCCAGGGAGGGTATGTGCTTTGGCACTCTTCTTGAAGCGCGCAATTATTATCATCGTTATGCTGCAAAGATGGGTTTTGTAGCtaaaataagaaacacaaattaTGAGAAGCACAGCAAGGATAAGATTCCTATAAATCAATCCATACATTGCAATAAAGATGGCCATCGTATATCTCAGAAAAGGGCACCCAAGAGAGCAAAAACAATCACATCTGTAGGCTGCAAAGCACGTTGTTATGTAAGGTTAGACAAGTCCACAGGTCTATGGAAAGTTTCAAAGTTAGAATTGTCTCACACACACCCGCTTAATCCAAAGCCTTCAGCCATCCTCGAGAATAGAGAGCTCTTTCTGCACACGAAAGATCTGATACAGCGTAATGATGAAGTCGATAGACAACCCAACAAGACCTTTCAGGCATCGACCA TGGATATGGATAGAAAAATTTCTAATCTCAATGCCATTCATCAGAGTCTTCTTACCCGCTGGACTGCTGAATCAGCCAGAGAACAGGGATCTTCATCAGCTACTCCTTCCGATGTCATAATTAAAGATGAGACCCCATTTCCGGTTAATAATCAAACTCCTTCCGATGTCATAATTAAAGACAAGTCCCCAATCCTggttaatattcaaaatattcCTGAAGAGCCATCGCCATCACCACTTCATTCTCTTCcagaaaagaatagaaaaaaaggcGAAGATACTGAGGCAGGTTGTGCTAGTGAAGTGGTGTCCGACCATGATTTTGGTTTCGTGTTAAAGAATACTTTTGATGCAGGTGGTTTTATCGACCAGTACCTTCTGAATTCATCAACTGTGGAGGTGTTGGAAAATATTCCTGCTAATGAGAACATTAGTAGGATGCAGCGAATGCTCCTAAAATCGGCAATCTTATGTCGCGACATGGAGAGGAGCTTTTCCGATTTGCAGAAGTTGAAGGAGAAGCTTGTTGCTAAAGAAAAAGAGATAGCTTTTCTCACTGCCCAAAATATTGAGCTATCGAGTAAAACTATTGAATTGTCTTCTCAAGTGTCAAGGTTAGTAGAGGAGAAAAAGACAATATCTTGTGACCTGAAAGCTTCTGAAAAGAAGGCCTCGGAGTTCAAGAGGAGCTTGGAGATTTCTAGGGACGAAATGGGTATTTTGAAGGATAACTATAAAAAACTTGGTATAGTAGTATTGGAGGGAGTGACTGATGTTGAGAAGAATATCAAGCAGCAAATTCAGTTGTTGGCTCCCAACTTGGATATTTCTAAAGTTGGGGCTTATCGTCATGTTGTAAACGGTCAAATTGTTGACCTTCTTAACTAG